Proteins encoded together in one Candidatus Methylomirabilis limnetica window:
- a CDS encoding thiamine pyrophosphate-dependent dehydrogenase E1 component subunit alpha, with the protein MGVQQPTPDELLNICYFLKLTRGLEQRVITLYRQGKIVGGVYLGTGEEAIAVGSAVALEPDDVIAPTHRDLGANLVKGITPKEFMAQYLARQTGLTRGRDGNVHFGDITRGIIGFISPMADLLPVAAGVGLAFKLRRERRVVAAFFGDGASSRGDFHEALNLAAVLKLPVIFICHNNQYAYSTPVSRQMAIEHVADRAKAYGMPGVSVDGNDVLAVRAAVSLAAARARSGEGPSLVEGKTMRMRGHSEHDDASYVPPALIEEWRKRDPIDRFVAYLRDQKVLDDASVKAIDDRIAGEIEEAVLFAESSPFPDAKELLDGVYAS; encoded by the coding sequence ATGGGGGTTCAGCAACCCACACCAGACGAGCTGCTCAATATCTGTTACTTCCTTAAGCTCACCCGCGGGCTGGAGCAGCGGGTCATCACTCTCTACCGACAGGGCAAGATCGTGGGTGGCGTCTACCTTGGCACAGGGGAAGAGGCAATCGCGGTGGGGAGTGCCGTCGCACTCGAGCCCGACGACGTCATCGCCCCAACCCATAGGGACCTCGGCGCGAATCTCGTAAAGGGAATCACACCGAAGGAATTTATGGCCCAGTACCTGGCCAGACAGACCGGACTGACCAGGGGACGTGACGGCAATGTCCATTTCGGCGATATCACACGGGGCATCATCGGATTCATCAGTCCGATGGCCGACCTGCTGCCGGTGGCGGCAGGCGTCGGATTAGCCTTCAAGCTTCGGCGCGAGCGCCGCGTGGTCGCGGCCTTTTTCGGCGACGGCGCGTCAAGTCGCGGCGATTTCCACGAAGCCCTGAACCTCGCTGCCGTGCTGAAACTGCCCGTCATCTTCATCTGTCATAACAATCAGTACGCCTACTCCACCCCGGTCTCCCGTCAGATGGCCATCGAGCATGTCGCTGATCGTGCCAAGGCCTATGGGATGCCGGGCGTCAGCGTGGATGGTAACGATGTGCTCGCCGTCCGCGCGGCCGTCTCTTTAGCGGCCGCTCGCGCGAGATCAGGCGAAGGCCCTTCCCTCGTAGAAGGTAAGACGATGCGGATGCGAGGTCATTCCGAGCATGACGACGCCTCGTATGTCCCGCCTGCCCTGATCGAGGAGTGGCGAAAGCGAGACCCAATCGATCGATTCGTCGCGTACCTGCGAGATCAGAAGGTCCTTGACGACGCATCCGTCAAGGCGATCGACGACCGCATTGCCGGGGAAATCGAGGAGGCCGTTTTATTCGCGGAATCGAGCCCGTTTCCGGATGCGAAGGAACTTCTCGATGGAGTCTACGCCTCCTAG
- a CDS encoding dihydrolipoamide acetyltransferase family protein, producing the protein MPQMGESIAEGTVIAWLKKVGELVAKDEPLVAISTDKVDVEIPSTAAGVLAEIVVQDGGTASVGAVLAYISEASHADTVPPGRPVVERREGVQATALGAEAATQTTHWYSPVVLDLAKEHGVDLTRVRGTGTDGRITRKDLLDFIAQRPQVTVQPPGVGPQPPAPATEDQILPISPMRKAIAEHMVRSQRTAAHVTQIYEVDMTAIDGYRQAHQETFLKQTGITLTFLPFVVKAAADGLRAYPLMNASYTREGIIVKQAVNIGIAVALEEGLIVPVLREADKKSFLTLAKQLADLAARARDKRISLEEVHQGTFTVNNFGALGTLIGTPIIVQPQAGILGFGKVVKRPVVINDAITIRSMAYLCLSYDHRLIDGAYASAFLNHVQTTLDHFDFSIVR; encoded by the coding sequence ATGCCACAGATGGGCGAGAGTATTGCGGAGGGGACGGTCATCGCCTGGCTGAAGAAGGTCGGTGAATTGGTCGCCAAGGATGAGCCACTGGTGGCCATCTCCACAGACAAGGTAGATGTCGAGATCCCCTCCACTGCCGCTGGAGTACTCGCTGAGATCGTCGTCCAGGATGGGGGCACGGCGTCGGTCGGAGCTGTGCTGGCCTATATCAGCGAGGCTTCTCACGCCGATACGGTCCCGCCAGGCAGGCCGGTGGTAGAGCGGCGGGAGGGCGTTCAGGCCACTGCGCTCGGAGCAGAGGCTGCGACGCAGACAACGCACTGGTACTCGCCCGTCGTCCTCGATCTGGCAAAGGAGCACGGCGTGGACCTTACCCGGGTGAGAGGAACCGGTACGGATGGACGCATCACGCGGAAGGATCTGCTAGACTTCATCGCGCAGCGACCACAGGTAACTGTACAGCCGCCCGGAGTGGGCCCCCAACCTCCTGCCCCCGCTACCGAGGACCAGATCCTCCCGATCAGCCCTATGCGAAAGGCAATCGCTGAGCATATGGTCCGGAGTCAGCGAACCGCTGCTCACGTGACGCAGATCTACGAGGTCGACATGACGGCCATCGATGGATACCGGCAGGCCCACCAAGAGACCTTCCTCAAGCAGACCGGAATTACGCTCACCTTTCTGCCTTTCGTGGTGAAGGCCGCTGCGGATGGCCTGCGCGCCTATCCGCTTATGAACGCTTCCTACACCCGTGAGGGGATCATCGTCAAACAAGCGGTCAATATCGGGATTGCCGTGGCTCTGGAGGAGGGTCTCATCGTCCCGGTGCTGCGGGAGGCTGACAAAAAGAGCTTCCTGACCCTGGCGAAACAGCTAGCCGACCTGGCCGCGAGGGCACGCGACAAGCGGATCAGTCTTGAGGAGGTCCACCAAGGGACCTTCACAGTGAATAACTTCGGCGCGTTAGGGACCCTGATCGGGACGCCGATCATTGTTCAGCCGCAGGCGGGAATCTTAGGCTTCGGCAAGGTGGTGAAGCGGCCGGTCGTGATCAACGATGCCATCACCATCCGTTCGATGGCCTACCTCTGCCTCTCCTACGATCACCGCCTCATCGACGGCGCCTACGCCAGCGCCTTCCTCAACCACGTTCAAACTACGCTCGACCATTTTGATTTCTCCATCGTTCGCTAG
- a CDS encoding DUF5615 family PIN-like protein: MRVLLDECFPRALRVELPGHEIATVAEAGWAGVKNGALLQLAAARFEVLLTVDRNLEYQQNFSSLTIAVIVVDSPSNDVEVLLPLCPRSSKPYPRPSLES; encoded by the coding sequence ATGCGCGTGCTGCTTGACGAATGTTTCCCCCGAGCCTTACGCGTGGAGCTTCCTGGCCACGAAATCGCGACGGTCGCTGAAGCCGGGTGGGCTGGCGTTAAAAATGGCGCGCTCTTGCAACTTGCGGCAGCGCGGTTTGAAGTTCTCTTGACCGTTGATCGCAATCTAGAGTATCAGCAGAACTTTTCCAGTCTTACGATCGCCGTCATCGTAGTTGACTCCCCAAGCAACGATGTTGAGGTGCTTCTGCCATTGTGCCCAAGGTCCTCGAAGCCTTACCCAAGGCCAAGCCTGGAGTCGTGA
- a CDS encoding alpha-ketoacid dehydrogenase subunit beta — MEITYLEAIRQALWEEMDRDERVFMLGEDIGVYGGAFKVTKGFLDKFGPERVIDTPLSESGFVGAAIGAALMGMRPVVEMQFADFIACAFDQIVNMAAKHHYRTGEPVPLVIRAPYGGGIHAGPFHSQCPEAWFFHVAGLKLVAPSTPADAKGLLKAAIRDPNPVIYFEHKYLYRHIKGNVPEGDIIVPIGQAEVKRQGSTVSVITYGAMLQQSLAAAELLMSEGIDLEVVDLRTLQPLDMAAIAASVKKTGRVMVVHEAQKTGGIGGEIAARIAEELFHYLDAPIARVAPPHTPIPYSPVLEEAYLPNAETIASKARELASF, encoded by the coding sequence ATGGAGATCACCTACCTCGAAGCGATTCGACAAGCCTTGTGGGAAGAAATGGACCGGGACGAGCGCGTCTTCATGCTCGGAGAGGATATCGGCGTCTATGGCGGCGCCTTCAAGGTGACAAAGGGGTTTCTCGACAAGTTCGGGCCGGAGCGGGTGATCGACACGCCGCTGTCTGAGTCTGGGTTCGTCGGAGCCGCGATCGGCGCCGCCCTCATGGGGATGCGACCGGTAGTCGAGATGCAGTTCGCCGACTTCATTGCCTGCGCCTTTGACCAGATCGTCAACATGGCGGCCAAACATCACTACCGCACCGGTGAACCGGTCCCCCTGGTGATTCGGGCCCCCTATGGAGGCGGCATCCACGCGGGACCGTTCCATTCCCAATGTCCAGAGGCGTGGTTCTTTCATGTGGCGGGCCTGAAGCTTGTGGCCCCCTCCACCCCTGCCGATGCGAAAGGTCTGCTGAAGGCAGCCATTCGCGATCCTAACCCGGTGATCTACTTTGAGCACAAGTACCTCTATCGTCACATCAAGGGGAATGTGCCGGAAGGAGACATCATCGTGCCGATCGGCCAGGCAGAGGTGAAAAGACAGGGCAGTACCGTCAGCGTGATCACCTACGGCGCCATGCTCCAGCAGTCGCTCGCAGCGGCGGAGCTACTCATGTCGGAAGGGATTGACTTGGAGGTAGTGGACCTCCGCACGCTCCAGCCCCTCGATATGGCCGCAATCGCCGCCTCAGTCAAGAAGACAGGACGAGTAATGGTGGTGCATGAGGCCCAAAAGACCGGTGGCATAGGCGGCGAGATCGCAGCCCGGATCGCCGAGGAGCTCTTTCACTATCTGGATGCCCCTATCGCCCGCGTGGCGCCCCCCCACACTCCTATCCCCTATAGTCCCGTGCTGGAGGAGGCGTACTTGCCCAATGCCGAAACCATCGCCAGTAAGGCAAGAGAACTGGCCAGCTTCTGA
- a CDS encoding PP2C family protein-serine/threonine phosphatase yields MRILIVDDDVDMRKLLLRTLQRWGYDAVPAADGVEAWERLQNEPISFVITDWTMPNLDGLGLCRRIREAKFARYIYVILLTAKNAKDELITGMEAGADDFLIKPFNAGELKVRIRAGERIVTLESNLEEQNKKLQEAYSRIREDLDAAVKMQRGLLPSSALTIPGFKFDWIFTPCHFVAGDIFNFFQLNEHQVGFYILDVAGHGIPAAMLSVTLSKVLSPISSQGSPLMRFVSDPPHYDIATPAEAVQSLNQLFQSEDDAMHYFTMVYGIVETRSARMLLTQAGHPSPIYQPRGAKAELLGTGGFPVGMLLDAKYGELDLTLQPGDRLFLYSDGITECTSKHGEHFSVNRLMTLLEEWRDRPLREVMAGIEQTLERWRGSNEFEDDITLLALERV; encoded by the coding sequence ATGCGAATTCTGATCGTTGACGATGATGTGGATATGCGGAAGCTGCTTCTGCGAACCCTCCAACGATGGGGATACGACGCCGTCCCTGCGGCCGATGGAGTGGAAGCGTGGGAGCGTCTCCAGAACGAACCGATTAGTTTTGTGATCACTGACTGGACCATGCCGAATCTCGACGGTTTGGGGCTCTGCCGCCGGATCAGAGAGGCGAAATTCGCACGATACATCTACGTCATCCTCCTGACGGCCAAGAATGCGAAGGATGAACTCATCACGGGGATGGAGGCCGGGGCCGACGATTTTTTGATCAAACCCTTCAATGCCGGTGAACTCAAGGTCCGTATCAGAGCTGGGGAACGGATCGTCACACTGGAAAGTAATCTGGAAGAGCAGAATAAAAAGCTACAGGAGGCCTATTCCAGGATTCGTGAGGACCTTGATGCCGCGGTGAAGATGCAGCGAGGTCTCCTGCCAAGCAGTGCGCTGACCATCCCTGGGTTCAAGTTTGATTGGATATTCACTCCCTGTCATTTCGTCGCGGGGGATATCTTTAATTTCTTTCAGCTCAATGAACATCAGGTGGGCTTTTACATCCTTGACGTTGCCGGTCACGGGATTCCTGCGGCGATGCTGTCGGTCACGTTGAGTAAGGTCCTCTCCCCCATATCCAGTCAGGGCAGTCCATTGATGCGTTTCGTCTCAGACCCACCCCACTACGACATCGCGACGCCTGCAGAGGCTGTCCAATCCCTCAACCAACTGTTTCAGTCCGAGGATGATGCGATGCACTATTTCACTATGGTCTATGGCATCGTCGAGACTCGGAGTGCCAGAATGCTGCTCACTCAGGCCGGTCATCCATCCCCAATCTATCAACCCAGGGGGGCCAAAGCTGAGCTGCTGGGAACAGGGGGGTTTCCTGTGGGAATGTTGCTTGATGCCAAGTATGGGGAACTCGACCTCACCCTCCAACCGGGCGACCGCCTCTTCCTGTACTCCGACGGTATTACAGAATGTACCAGTAAGCATGGAGAGCATTTTTCCGTCAACCGCCTCATGACCCTCTTGGAAGAATGGCGAGACCGTCCGTTACGGGAGGTGATGGCGGGTATAGAGCAAACACTAGAGCGCTGGAGGGGCAGCAATGAGTTCGAAGACGATATCACGCTTTTGGCGCTTGAGCGGGTGTAG
- a CDS encoding DUF433 domain-containing protein, whose product MKQSSVVHCDPDILGGTPVFVGTRVPVQALIDYIEGGHSLETFLDDFPTVSRDIAVAALEQAKVHLLADARAA is encoded by the coding sequence ATGAAGCAATCGTCGGTTGTGCACTGCGATCCTGATATCCTGGGGGGCACCCCGGTGTTCGTTGGAACGCGCGTTCCTGTTCAGGCGCTGATTGACTATATCGAGGGCGGCCACTCCCTTGAAACGTTCCTTGATGACTTCCCAACCGTGAGCCGGGACATCGCGGTGGCTGCTCTCGAGCAGGCGAAAGTGCATTTACTCGCCGATGCGCGTGCTGCTTGA